The genomic stretch AGCTGATAGTCTGGATCTGACGCACTGGTGTCTGGAATATAACTACAGGCGACACAGGATATATGTGGGATTAAACTGGGGTCAAACTACAGTTGTAAAAATGTTAGCTGTttattaaagatgttttttttgcaagtggcaattacaaatgaaaaaaaacagacaaaacagacatgcattgttaaaaaagaaaacacaaaaagtagaCTGACTTACATAATGACCTCATCAATTCACAACATGATCAAACCAccagtgtgacagtgaggtCAAGACTgctgaaaacattcaaatgcCTTTGGGATCCTTTGGGTCAGTTACAAGATCGGCAGCACAATCTTGCTGCTCTCATTGACAGTTTTTCATTAGTACAAGTTAAACATATTACAATAATGAAATTCTGTATAAATCATCAACTACCAtgacaaaaaacactgttgttGACAAAAAGGCAGTATTTGTGTCAGAGGTAAAAAAACTGCTGCATACAACTGAATTCAAATAGAATGCAGGGATACCTCAATCATTGTTTCATCTGTCAagtaaaaaaattcaaaaaagttAAAGATCGATCCGTAAAGTCTTGGAACAGACAAGGCTAAATATAGTACTGGTAATGACACTTCTTCTCAGACTGTTCATTTGCTGTAATCTGTGggctcctctccctcttctttgAGTAAACATGTGCGCACCAGAGCCTCTGTGACAATGTAAGGGTCGCAGTTGGCAGACGGACGGCGGTCCTCGAAGTAACCCTTCTTGTCCTGCCCCACTGAGCGAGGGATGCGGATGCTGGCGCCACGGTTGGCCACGCCGGCAGAGAACTCGTCAATGTTTGAGGTTTCGTGATGACCAGTCAGACGCCTGGCGTTGTCTAGCCCTCCTTTGGGATCGTACGCCCGGATGTGGTACCTGTGTCTCTTCCCCAGCCTATCAATTGACTCCTCGATGATTCTGTGGAGAGAAAAGGGACTTAGAAACacacttaaaacaatatttgataCAGTGAAACAATTAAAACTCATTCTTACTTCAGTCCACCATCCTCTCGCATCTCTTTTGTGCTGAAGTTGGTGTGGCAGCCAGCACCGTTCCAGTTCCCTGAGATTGGTTTGGGGTCAAAGGATACCACCACACCGAAATCCTCACAAACTCTGTGAAGGATGAAGCGAGCAACCCAAAGATGGTCCCCCATGTTGATACCTTCACAAGGCCCAACCTGGAACTCCCActgaaacacagcagacagcatGAGAAGCTGCAGTGAAAGCTTACTTTGATTATTAACTGTTATTCACCATTTTACCACTGTGGCTTATTTATTctctatatttgttttattttaaagaaattccattttttttccccaaaaacaTAAAACGGCATTTTGCTGTGAAAGTGtgtcaatttaaaaataaaaacaatgacacaATACCTGAGCTGGCATGACTTCAGCATTGGTGCCACAAATGTCAACCCCAGCATACAGACAGGCTCTGTAATGCGCCTCCACTATGTCTCGTCCATATGCCTTATCTGCTCCAACTCCACAGTAATAAGGACCTAAACAGGTAGAAAGAAACTCCATATTAAGGCTCAGTTGGCCATTGGGATATTTAATGTattactttttttgtctttaaatgaGTCAAGCTGGCAACCTAAGACTCACCTTGTGGACCTGGGAAGCCGTTGGAGGGCCAGCCAAAGGGATGTCCGTCTGTGCCCAGGATAGTGTACTCCTGCTCCATACCGAACCATGGGTGACTATTTTCCACCATGCTCATGATCTGTTTACAGGTTTGGCGCAGATTGGTCTCTGTTGGAACAGCAGGCAGAGATTAGCTGAAATACAAGACAGCTCTAACCCcagaaatgttcagtttttaactGCATTCATACCTGCAGGCTTGCGGTTGTACTTGAGCACTTCACAGAGCACCAGCTTGTTGGGGTCTTTCCTGAACGGGTCCCTGAACATGGCTGCAGGTATTAGGAACATGTCGCTATTGGAGCCCTCTGACTGGTAGGTGCTGGAGCCGTCGAAGTTCCACTCAGGAAGAtctgacagagaaagacagcagaAATCAATGATTAACTTTAAAATCTTACAAAACAATGTTATGGTTGTTGTTACTGATCAGATTGGAGCCAGATCTTACCCTCAATTGTCTTGGGTTCAGAATCCAGCGTCCTGGTCTTGCAGCGCAGTCCTTCTCCAGATCCATCGATCCAGATGTACATGGCTTGGACTTTGTCTCCTTGAGGGAGATCCATGTACTGCTGCTTAACAGCTTTGTTCAGTTTTGAACTTGCTGAGGTGGCCATTTTTTTGACCCAGACACCTACAGAGTAAAGAGATCAGATGATGAGCTTCACTACTGATCACAGTGGAGCCACTATATTTGATTGCGCATGTAAGAtagtgtgagagagaaaaaaacataaggCTGACAAAAATAAGGTTGTAGTGAGTGTTATTGGCCAGGAAAATCCCCATGGCAGTATAACCACATTATGACTGATTACACAACAGCACCATCAGTGATTCAGGacacaacctgtctgatcatctgttGCTCTGATTCAAATAATACGAGCTTTTATATAGgcataaaatgtgcaaaatacatacaaatatagtAGCATTTAACTGTGTGTATTAGgaaaaagtaaacatctacaCATTGAAATAACAGGTTGAAACAAAGGGAAACTTTCAGCAGCGcaccaacagaaaacaaaccgCCTTGTAGAAATAAATCCAGCAGTCTTTATACATCTCAGTGACCGGTATAGCTTACCTTATGTTAAGTGTAGACAAATATCAAAAGGTCAAAACAGCCTCTAGATGTTTGGTCGGTCTGAAGGTGTCTATTGTTGTTCATTCCTACTTCATCCAGCGCTTCTACGGTGCATTTATAGCGCTGCTGAGCTTCTCCGccgcctctgattggctgcagggGAACGTGATCAGGTCGTGATGGGCTCTGTGCGGTCATAACAAAAGGAGAAATCCCACAGAGACGCTTTTAACTCTGGTTAACCTTTCACCAACGTATGCGAAGCACGGAAAAAACACAGCCAGACAGCGATACCGATTCAAATAGGATGTTAAAtgtgacaaagagaaagagagagagagagagagagagagagagagagagagagagagagagagagagagagagagagagagagagagagaaagagagagagagagagaaagagaaaaagacacttTTTGTGACTGGAAGTGATAAACAAATAGTGCGCCCTCTAGTGACCCTAAAGCCCAGTTTTATAAACAGAACAATTTGTTCCCACAGCTTTGAATACCCTGTTATGACCAATATCCAATgatgaaataatcattaaaaatatattttactcaCATACGGTTTGACCTAATAAAATGCAGTTGTATTACATTAACTTGtgctactatactatactatattgtactgtattgcactatactatac from Thunnus albacares chromosome 9, fThuAlb1.1, whole genome shotgun sequence encodes the following:
- the glulb gene encoding glutamine synthetase, translating into MATSASSKLNKAVKQQYMDLPQGDKVQAMYIWIDGSGEGLRCKTRTLDSEPKTIEDLPEWNFDGSSTYQSEGSNSDMFLIPAAMFRDPFRKDPNKLVLCEVLKYNRKPAETNLRQTCKQIMSMVENSHPWFGMEQEYTILGTDGHPFGWPSNGFPGPQGPYYCGVGADKAYGRDIVEAHYRACLYAGVDICGTNAEVMPAQWEFQVGPCEGINMGDHLWVARFILHRVCEDFGVVVSFDPKPISGNWNGAGCHTNFSTKEMREDGGLKIIEESIDRLGKRHRYHIRAYDPKGGLDNARRLTGHHETSNIDEFSAGVANRGASIRIPRSVGQDKKGYFEDRRPSANCDPYIVTEALVRTCLLKEEGEEPTDYSK